The genomic region CACGTGCCTGCGCCCGTCCACGTAGACGCTGACGATGCTCATCGACTGGCTCACCGAGACCACCGGGTGCCCGGTCTGGATCGCGGTGCGCTCGGCGGTGCGGTGCCGGGTGCCGGACTCCTCGGTCGGGATGGTCGGGTCCGGCACCAGCTGCACGTTGGCGCGCAGGATCCGGTCCGCCTCGGTGGACAGCACCATCGCGCCGTCCATTTTGGACAGTTCGCGTAACCGGGTGGCGCTGAACTCCACGTCCAGCCGGAAGCCGCCGTCGCAGATCGACTCCACCGCCTCGTCGTGGCCGAGCACGATCAGCCCGCCGGTGCGGCCGCGCAGGATCCGCTCCAGGCCGTCCCGCAGCGCCGTGCCGGGCGCGAGCCGGGCCAGGGTGGCCCACACCAGCTCCGACTGCGTCCGCTCGCTCACGATGTCCCTCCTGCCCGATCCGACACCGGAGTCTACGTTCGGCCACGAACGCGTGAACGCCTCGACTCCCGGCGGACAACACTGGTTGTGAGGACGATGACCGAACGCCGCCCAGGGGCGCCGCCCCCTGCCGAGGCCGAGCGCCCCGACCTGTCGTGTCCGCAACCGGCCGCCGTGTTCGGGTCGCTGTTCGACGCGCACGCCGCCGCGCTGCACCGCTACCTGGCCCGCCGGGTGGGCGCGGGCGCGGCCGACGACCTGGTCAGCGAGACCTTCCTGGTCGCGCTGCAGCGCAGGCACAGCTACGACCCGGCTCGGGCCGCGGTGCGCTCCTGGCTGTACGGGATCGCCACCAACCTGCTGCGCGGCCACCTGCGCGCCGAGGTCCGCGGCTACCAGGCCACCGCCCGCGCCGCGGCCCGGCAGCGGCCCGAGGACGGCCACGACGGCCGGGTCGCGGCCATGGTGGACGCGGAGGCCGCCACCCTCGGCCTGGCCGCCGCGCTGGCCGGCCTGGCCCCCGGCGACCGGGACGTGCTGCTGCTGACCTCCTGGGCCGGCCTGGACTCCACCGAGGTGGCCGAGGCCCTGGACATCCCGGTCGGCACCGTCCGCTCCCGGCTGCACCGCGTCCGGCGCGAGCTGCGCGCGCACGCCCCAGACCACGGCAAGGAGGACCCCCGATGACCGAGCACCGCGGGTGGCGCGAGGACGAGCTGGACGCCGCGCTGGCGAACCTGCGCCCGGAGGCCGCTCCTGACCCGGAAGCCCTGGCCGCGGCCAGGGCGCGCCTGCTGACCGCGGCGGAGACGCCCGCGACCCCGCCGCGCCGTGCCGCCCGTCGCTGGCTGGTCGCGGCGGCCGCGGTCGCCGTGGTCACCACCGGCGCGCTGCTGGCGCAGACCTTCACCACCGGCGGCGCGACCGCCGACGCCAGGGACGTGCTGGCCACCGCGGCCAAGGGCGCGGACGGCGACCGCCCGCTGCGCCCCGGTGAGTACCGGTACGTGGTCGTCCGCTCCTGGGACTCGGCCAGCGCGGCGCAGGCGGACAAGACCTACAGCTACCTGGAGGAGACCCTCCGGGAGACCTGGATCCCGTTCGACGAGAACGCCGAGTGGGTGCGCAGGGAACGCCTGACCGGCAACCGGCAGTGGACCCTTGGCGTCACCGAGGCCGAGTACCGGGCCGCCGGGCTGCCGCTGGACCCCGTCGGGCCGCCGGTGGACAAGCGCGCGCCGCGCGGGGAGTTCGACGCCGCCGGTGAGCTGTCGGCGTGCGAGCAGCCGCCGTGCCCGGTGACCCCGCCGGAGGTGGTCCGCGAGCGGGAGCGCGCGGGCAGCTGGCAGACCCCGACGCCGGCCTGGCAGGACGCGCTGCCCGCCGATCCGGCCGCGCTCTACGAACGGCTGCGCGCGGGCCTGCGACCGGAACTCGCGGAGAGCGGGGCCTTCGAGAACGCCCGTGCCGCGCTGCGCACCGGCCGCCTGCGCACCGAGGTCCGCAACCGGCTGTACCAGGCGCTGCGCCTGCTGCCCGGCATCACGGTGAAGGACGGTGCGGTCGACCTCGGCGGGCGGCACGGCGTGTCCCTCGGCCTTGCCGACGAACTGAGCAGCACGGAGATCATCATCGAGCCCGCCTCCGGGCGGTTCCTCGGCGAGCGCGCCGTGGTGCGGCAGGACAGCGAGCACTTCCGGCGGGGCACGATCATCTCGCACAGCACCGTCGGCACCGCTGTCGCAGCTCAGGCGGGCATTGCGCCGTCCCGGTGAGCGTTGGGTGACCGCGCGTGACAGACCCCAGGGGGGAGGGGGTATTGTTATCGCGTTCACTTGGCCATCGAGTTAGTGGACGCAATCAAGTGTTGTGGCCGGCCGGGATTCGGGGTCCAGGCCGTGCTTGCTGGAAGAGGGCCCGCACACCGCTCGGGGGTGTGCGGGCCTTTCCACGTTCTCAGCCCTCGGAACGCAGCTCCCGCAGCGCGGAACCCAGGTCGGGCACCACGGTCGCCTTGATCTCCGCGGGCAGCGGCCCGGAGTCCGGCGGCACCAGCGCGTGCGTGAAGCCCATCCTGGCCGCCTCGGCCAGCCGCCGACCGGCCCCGGCCACCCGCCGCACCTCACCGGCCAGGCCGACCTCGCCCAGCGCGATCATGGTCGGCGGCAGCGCCACGTCGCGCGCGGCCGAGGCCACCGCGAGCGCCACCGCCAGGTCCGCGGCGGGCTCCAGCACCCGCATGCCGCCGACGGTCGCGGTGAACACGTCCTTGTCGCCGAGGCGTACCCGGCCGCGCCGCTCCAGCACGGCCAGCACCATGGCCACCCGCGCCGAGTCCAGCCCGCTCACCGCGCGCCGGGGCGCGGGCAGGTTGGTCGCCGCGACCAGCGCCTGCAC from Crossiella sp. CA-258035 harbors:
- a CDS encoding RNA polymerase sigma factor; the encoded protein is MTERRPGAPPPAEAERPDLSCPQPAAVFGSLFDAHAAALHRYLARRVGAGAADDLVSETFLVALQRRHSYDPARAAVRSWLYGIATNLLRGHLRAEVRGYQATARAAARQRPEDGHDGRVAAMVDAEAATLGLAAALAGLAPGDRDVLLLTSWAGLDSTEVAEALDIPVGTVRSRLHRVRRELRAHAPDHGKEDPR
- a CDS encoding CU044_5270 family protein — encoded protein: MTEHRGWREDELDAALANLRPEAAPDPEALAAARARLLTAAETPATPPRRAARRWLVAAAAVAVVTTGALLAQTFTTGGATADARDVLATAAKGADGDRPLRPGEYRYVVVRSWDSASAAQADKTYSYLEETLRETWIPFDENAEWVRRERLTGNRQWTLGVTEAEYRAAGLPLDPVGPPVDKRAPRGEFDAAGELSACEQPPCPVTPPEVVRERERAGSWQTPTPAWQDALPADPAALYERLRAGLRPELAESGAFENARAALRTGRLRTEVRNRLYQALRLLPGITVKDGAVDLGGRHGVSLGLADELSSTEIIIEPASGRFLGERAVVRQDSEHFRRGTIISHSTVGTAVAAQAGIAPSR